The genomic region GCGACCTGACCTCCGGGCGGGTGCAGGCGGCGCTCGGCCTGCCGGTGGCGGTGCTGGGCCTCGCTTTGGCCGTGCCGATCCCCTTCGGCAACAACGCGCCGGGGCTGGCCGCGGCGGTGCTCGCCTGCGGGCTGCTGGTGCGCGACGGCGGTGCCGTCCTCGCCGGGCTCGGCCTGACCGTGCTGTCGGTGCTGGTGGTCGGCGCGCTGGTCGTCTCCGGCGCCCATGTCTTCGACGCCGCGCTCGCCCTGTTCGTCTGATGCCCGCGAAGAATCCCATGACCCGTCACGCGAAAATCAACATCCTCTATTTCTTCGCCGCCGCCTTCGCGGTGCTGCTGGTGCACGAGCTGGCCATGTTCGGGGTGCAGACCCGCACCATCCCCTGGAGCGAGTTCGAGCAGCTGGTCAGCCAGAACAAGGTCGAGTCGGTGCAGGTCTCCGACCGGTTCGTGCAAGGCGCGCTGAAGGAGAAGCTGCCCAGCGGTGAGACCCGGTTCCAGACCACCCGGGTCGATCCGGACATCGCGGCGCTGCTGCAACCCCACGGCGTCAAAGTCACCGGGGTGATCGAGAGCACCTTCCTGCGCGACCTGCTCGGCTGGACCCTGCCGATCCTGCTGTTCATGGCGGTGTGGTGGTTCGTGATCCGCCGCATGGCCGAGCGGGGTGGCATGGGCGGCGGGCTGATGTCGATCGGCAAGAGCCGCGCCAAGGTCTACATGGAAGCCAATACCGGCGTCACCTTCGAGGACGTGGCCGGCGTTGACGAAGCCAAGGACGAGCTGCGCGAGGTGGTGGATTTCCTGCGCGACCCGCAGCGCCATTCCCGGCTCGGCGGGCGCATGCCCAAGGGCGTGCTGCTGGTCGGGCCGCCGGGCAGCGGCAAGACGCTGCTGGCCAAGGCGGTGGCCGGGGAAGCGCATGTGCCGTTCTTCTCGATCTCCGGCTCGGAATTCGTCGAGATGTTCGTGGGCGTCGGCGCCGCGCGCGTGCGCGACCTGTTCGAGCAGGCGCGCCAGAAGGCCCCGGCCATCATCTTCATCGACGAGCTGGATGCGCTCGGGCGCGCCCGCAATGCCGGCTTCGCCGGCGGGCACGACGAGAAGGAGCAGACGCTGAACCAGTTGCTGGTGGAACTGGACGGTTTCGACACCACGACCGGGGTGGTGCTGCTGGCCGCGACCAACCGGCCGGAAATCCTCGACCCCGCCCTGCTGCGCGCCGGCCGCTTCGACCGGCAGGTGCTGGTGGACCGGCCGGACAAGCCCGGACGGATCCAGATCCTGCAGGTGCATCTGCGGCGGGTGCGGCTCGCGCCGGAGGTGGATGCCGAGAAGATCGCGGCGCTGACGCCCGGCTTCACCGGCGCGGACCTGGCCAACCTGGTGAACGAGGCGGCGCTGCGCGCCACACGGCGCGGCGGCGAGGCGATCACCATGGCCGATTTCGACCATGCGGTGGAACGGCTGGTCGCCGGGCTGGAGAAGCGCAACCGGCTGCTCAACCCGCGCGAGCGCGAGATCGTGGCGTATCACGAAATGGGGCATGCGCTGGTGGCGCTGGCCCTGCCCGGCACGGACGTGGTGCACAAGGTCTCCATCATCCCACGCGGCATCGGCGCGCTCGGCTACACCATCCAGCGCCCGACCGAGGACCGCTTCCTGATGACGCAGGAGGAGCTGGAGAACCGCATGGCGGTGCTGATGGGCGGGCGCGCCGCCGAGTTCCTGGTGTTCGGCCATCTCTCCACCGGGGCCGCCGACGATTTGCGCCGCGTCACCGACATCGCCCGCGCCATGGTGGTGCGCTACGGCATGTCGGAGCGCCTGGGCAACGTCGCCTACGAGAAGGACCGGCAGGGCTTTCTCGGCCCCGGCGTGGCGATGCCGGCCGAGCGCGAATACGGGCCCGACACCGCCTCGGTGATCGACCACGAGGTGAAGGCGATCACCGACGCGGCCTTCGCGCGCAGCGTCGAGCTGCTGCGGGCCCGCCGCGAGGTGCTGGACCGCACCGCACGGCGGCTGCTGGAGCGGGAGACGCTGGACGAAGCGGAGCTGAAGGCGCTGGCCCAGCCCAGGCCGGCGGCGGCCTGAGCCGCCGCCGGAGCCTCACAGCAGCTTCAGCGCCAGGAACCCGCCGATGATGCCGGCGGCCGTGACGGTGGTGACCAGGGTCAGCCGGCGCTCGATGAAGTCGCGCACCGGCTCGCCGAACTGGCGCAGCAGCGCGGCCACCAGGAAGAACCGGGACGCGCGGGTCACGGTGCTGGCCAGCATGAAGACCAGGAAGTCGAACTTCGCGGCGCCCGAGGCAATGGTGACGATCTTGTAGGGGATCGGCGTCAACCCCTTGATCAGGATCACCCACAGGCCCCATTCGGCGTATTTCGCCTGGAAAGCCTGGAACGCAGCCTCGTAATGATACGTCGCCAGGATCGGCCGGGCGAGCTGGTCGAACAGCGCGTAGCCGATGAAGTAACCGAGGGCGCCACCGGCCACGCTCGCGGCGGTGCAGATGAAGGCCAGCCGCCAGGCACGCTCGGGCCGGGCGAGCACGGTCGGGATCAGCAGGGCGTCGGGTGGGATCGGGAAGAAGCTGCTCTCGGCGAAGCTGACCAACGCCAGCCAGAGCCCGGCGCGCCGGCTGCCGGCCAGCGCGAGAACCCGGTCGTAGAGTCTTCGAAGCATGAAACAAACCCCAGTTCGCGCGGGGGATGCCACGTCGAAACGGCCGCGGCAACCCGGGCCGGATCACCACTGCGCAAGCGGCTATTGCCGATGGTGGTCGCATCGGAGGAATGGCATCTAGGCTGCAAGCACTGAATTCCGGAGGATCTCCATGCGCCGCATCGTCGCCTGCCTCGCTCTCGTGCTGGCCGCTCCCCTGGGCGCGCAGGCACAATCGGGGCCGCCGCATGCCTGGCTGTTCGGGACCTGGACCGGCGGACTCTACCCGGCCCCCGCCCGGCCCACCGCGGCGCAGTGCCTTGCTCATCCCACCGTGATCTTCACCCAGGACGTGGTGCTGCGGGCGACGCTGATGGACGTCATCTATCTGCAACGGGAGATCGAGACGGCGTTGACAACCGCAGGATCGACGGAGATCCGCTTCGTCGCTGCCGCCCCCGTGGGCAACGGGCTGCTCGGCGTGGCGGCCGGCCCGGGGGCGCCCGGCTTCGGCTGCGAAAGCCCCGACGTGCTGCACGTGCAGCGCCATGGCGAGAACGAAATCATCTTTCCCGGTTGTGCCGATTTTCCCAACCCCCTGGTGCGCTGCCCCTCGCCCTGAGCCGCCGGAGGCATGACCATGGATCTCGCCGGCTTCCGCCAAAGCCTGGATGCCCCTGCCCCGCCGACCTTCGCCTCGCTCGCCCTGCAAGGGCTGTGGTGGGACGGCAAGGGCGACTGGGACCAGGCACATCGCTGCGCCCAGGACCAGGACGACGCGCCCGGCGCGGCAGTGCACGCCTATCTGCACCGCAAGGAAGGTGATCCGGCGAACGCACGCTACTGGTACGCCCGCGCCGGCCGCCGCCCTGTGGACGGCGCGTTGGAAGACGAATGGACCGCGCTGGTCTGCGAGTTGCTCGCGGCGGAGCCGCCGTAGCTGTAGGGCGGATGCAATCCGCCATCGCAAGGTTCCCCAGTGTGGCCGGCTTGCGCTGGCGGATTGCATCCGCCCTACAGCCAAGGACGACGTTCAGCGCAGGAAGCGCGCCTCCAATGTCCGCATCTCCTGGTCGCCTTGCAGGGCAAAGATCTCGTTGACGCTGGCGATCCGGTCTTCCACCCCCGCCAACCCGCCTTCGGCCAGGATGCGCGCGAAGGTGTCGCGCATGGCGGCCACGGCGGCGCGGATCGCGTGGTTGCCGCAGATGATCAGCCCGACCTTCCCCAGCGCCGCCACCTCGGCGAAGGAAAGCTGCGGATAGGCGGTCGGCACCAGCACCAGCGGCACCCGCCCGGACCAGGCGCGGCAGACCTCCAGGATCTCGTCAGGCGTCTTCTGCTTGCTGTGGAACAGCACCGCGTCGGCACCGGCCTCGGCATAAGCCTCGGCGCGACGCAGCGCCTCGTCGCGGCCGAGCCCGGCGATCAGCGCCTCGGTGCGCGCCACCACCAGGGGGCCGCCGGGCAGGCGCGCGGCCTCGATCTTGCCCTGGAACTCGGCCATGGGCACCAGCACCTGCCGCCCGCCGGGGCGCAGGCTGCTATCCTTGGGGAAGGTCTTGTCCTCCATCACCACCGCGGCCACGCCGGCGGCGGCGTAGCGCGGCACCGCATAGGCGACGCTCACCGCGTTGCCGAAGCCGGTATCGATGTCGGCCACCACCGGGGCGGGCTGGACCTCCACCATGGCGCGCATCATCGCCAGGTGCGTATCCATCGACAGGATGTTGGCGTCGGGCACGGCGTAGGAGGCCGAGAGTTCGAAGCCGCTGCCCCAGATGGCGTCGAAGCCGGCCTCGGCGGCAAGCTTCGCCGCCAGCGGGTTGTGCGCGGCCATGGCGATGGCCGGGCGGTCGGGGGTCAGCCGCGCCCGCAGCCGGGCGGCGGGGGTTGCGGGCGTCATGGGATTGCCAGCTCGATCACGAACGGCCCCCGGCGCGACAGCGTCTGTGCGAACAGGTCATTGAACTGCTCCATCGTTTCGGCGCGGGCGCCTGCCACCCCCATGCCGGCGGCGATCTTCACGAAATCGAGGTCCGGCCGGCTGAGATCCATCATGTCGAGCGCGGTGCGGCCGGGATTGGCGCCGACATTGGCCAGCTCGCCGAGCAGGATGGCGTATTTGCGGTTGGCGAGGATGATGGTGGTCACGTCCAGGTTCTCGCGCGCCTGCGTCCACAGCCCCTGGATGGTGTACATGGCCGAGCCGTCGGCCTGCAGCGTGACCACGCGCCGCCCCGGGCTGGCGACCGCGGCCCCGGTGGCCAGCGGGATGCCCTCGCCGATCGCGCCGCCGGCCAGGGCGAGCCAGTCATGCGGCGCGGCCTGCGCGGTGGCGCCGAAGATCGAGCGCCCGAAGGAGACGCTTTCGTCGATGATGATGGCCTGCTCCGGCAGCAGCGCGGTCAGCGAGCGGGCGAGCGCGTCGGCGGTGACCGGCCCACCGGCTGGCTCGACCTGGGCGCGGTGCGGGGCGGGCGGCGCCGCCGGGGCATCGAGCGCGTCGGCCAGCGCGGCCAGCGCGCCGGCGAGGTCCTGTTCGGGACGGGCCAGCACGTGCACGGTGGCATCGGAGGGGGTCACCACGCCGGGCTTGCCGGGATAGGCGAAGAAGCCGACCGGCGGGCTCAGCGCGCCGACCAGGATCACGTGGCGGATGCCGGCGAGCGCCTGGGTGGCCAGATCGATCGCATAGGGCACGCGATCGATCGGATGGCGCCCGGCGCCACGCTCGATGCGGCGGTTGGAGGTGGGGGCATAGAGCCTGGCCCCGGTGGCGGCGGCGATGCGGTGGGCGTCGGCCAGCGGGCCGGCGCGCAGGGCATCGGTGGTCAGCAACAGCATGCTCGGTTCGCCGCGGCGCAGCAGGCGGGCAGCCTCGGCAATGGCGTGCGGATCAGCCTGGGGTCGCGCCGGCACCGGCAACGGCGCGGCCGGCATCCCGCCCGGGTTCCAGCAGGTGTCGGAGGGCAGGATCAGCGTGGAGATGCCCCCCGGCGCGATGAAGGCGGCCTGCACCGCGGCGGCAGCGTCGCGGCCGACATCCTCGGCGCGGGCGCAACTGCGCACCCAGCCGGAGACGCCACGCGCCCAGCCTTCGGTGTCGGCGGTCAGCGGCGCGTCGAGCGGGCGGTGATGCGTGGCCTGATCCCCCACGCAATTGACCATCATCGTGCTGGCGCGGCGGCCGTTGTGCAGGTTGGCGAGGCCGTTCGCGAGGCCCGGCCCGCAATGCAGCAACGTCGCCGCCGGCTTTTCCGCCATGCGGGCATAGCCGTCGGCGGCGCCGGTAACCACGCCCTCGAACAGGCCGAGCACGCAGCGCATGCCGGGGACGCGATCGAGGGCCGCGACAAAATGCATCTCGCTGGTGCCAGGATTGGCGAAGCAGGTATCGATCCCACAGGCCAGGAGCGTGTGCACCAGGCTTTCGGCGCCGTTCATGGGCGTGATTACTCTCTCTCTGCGTTGGCCGGTCTGCGCCGGCAGTTGGTCTTTCTGGGCGAGACCCAACCGAAGCACAATACGGTGGAGGTACGATGACGACGGTCCTGTATCCCGAGGCGCTGTACTCGGATGACGCGCTGGAGCGTGACGTGTTCGGCCCCGGGGTGCGCGTGCTGATGCGCGACGTCGGCGTGATCGCGGAGCTGAATGAAGCGGATTGCGCCGCGGCGGAGGGGCTGATGATCATGCGCCAATGGGTCACCGCGCAGGATCTCGCCCGGTTCCCCCGGCTGCGGGCGGTGGTGCGCATGGGGGTCGGCTATGACCGCATCGACCGGGCGGCGGCGGCGGCGCGGGGGATCCTGGTCTGCAACGTGCCCGATTACGGCACGGCGGAGGTGGCCGATCACGCGCTTGCCCTGATGCTGGGGCTGCGCCGCGGCCTGTTCCTGCACCACGACGCCCAGCGCGCCGCCTCCCCCGCGTCCTGGAAGGTGATCGAGACGCCACTGGTGCGGCGGATCGAGACGCTCGGCCTCGGGATCGTCGGGCTCGGGCGCATCGGCACCGCGGTGGCGCTGCGGGCCAGGGCCTTCGGCTTCCGCGTGACCTTCTACGATCCCTACCGGCCGGACGGCACCGAACGCGCGCTCGGCATCGCCCGCGCGCGGACGCTGGAGGAATTGCTCCCTGGTGCCGACGTGCTGAGCCTGCACGCGCCGCTGACACCGGAGACGCGGGGGATGCTCGGCCTCGACGAACTGCGCCTGCTGCCGGAAGGGGCCGTGGTGATCAACACCGCCCGCGGGCCGCTGATGGACCTCGCTGCGCTGGAAGTGCTGCTGCGCGAGGGGCGCATCGCCGGCGCGGGGCTCGACGTGCTGCCGGAGGAACCACCGGGTGACCCCCTGCCCGACCTGCTGCGCGCCTACCGCGCCCGCGAGGCGTGGCTGGCCGGGCGGCTGGTGGTGACGCCGCATTCGGCCTTCCATTCCCCCGAAGCCTGGGAGGACATCCGCCGCAAATCGGCGGAGACCATGGCGGCAGCGCTGCTGACCGACCAGCCGAGGAACGTCATCCCGCCGGAAAGCTGGTAGCGGATCAGCCCTCCGCGTCGAGCCTCTGCCGGGTCGCCGCGAGGATGCGGTCGGACAGCGCCGGATCGTCCACCGCGCGGGCCAGCACCAGCGCGCCCACAAGGCTCGCCATGGTGGCCAGCGCGGCATCCTCGCGGGCGGCCTTGGACGGGCCGGGCTGCAGGGGCGCGAGCCGGGCCGCCATGCGGCGCACCCCGGCGGTGAAGGCTTCACGCACCGGCGCCCCCTGACGGGCGGCCTCGCCGCCGAGGGCGGCCAATGCGCAGCCGCTGCCCGGCGCGTCCCGGTGCCGCTGGGAAAGGTAGCGCTGCACGATCTTTTTCAGATCGGCGGGGTGTTCCTCCCCGCTGAACAACGAGGCCCATGCCTCCCCGCTCAGCGTGAACGCGCGGGCCACCGCCTCCGCCGCCAGTTGCTCCTTCGAGCCGAACTGGCTGTAGACGCTGCCATGCGTCAGGCCCGCCGCCTCGGTCAGCGCATCCACCCCGATCCCGCTGAATCCCCGTTCACGGAACAGCCGCGCCGCCGCGACCAGGATCCGTTCCCGATTCTCCGCCGCCTGTTCCCGGCTTACCCGCATCCCGTCCTCCCGCGTCCGTGCGTTGCCTGTTTCTTGACAGGTTTTGATGACGTACGCAATCTTAAGGCAATGATGGCGACCATCATCAAAACGCCATTCCCCGGAGGGAAAGACCGATGCAAGCCGTTCAAACGTTCTCGCGTGCCGGCGGCCTGCCGCTTTCCCGGCAATCGCTCCGGCGCGCGGCGACGGCGCTGCTGGCGCTCGGGCTGCTCGGCGGCGGGGGCGGCTATGGCTGGCACTGGTGGCAGGTCGGGCGCTTCATCCGCAGCACCGACGACGCCTATCTGCAGGCCGATGCCGCCATCATCAGCCCCCGGGTCGAGGGCTATGTCCGCCACGTCGCCATCACCGACAACCAGCAGGTCCGGGCCGGCGACGTGCTGTTCGTCCTCGATGACCGCGACTACCGGGCCCGGCGCGACCAGGCCCGCGCGGCCGCCGCCGCCGCCACCGCGGCGATCGGGCATCTGGATGCCGAGATGCGCCAGCAGCGCAGCATGATCGCCCAGGCCGAGGCCGCCATCGGCAGCGCCGTTGCCGAACGCGACCGCGCCCGGCTGGATCAGGCACGCTACCGCGCCCTCGCCCGCGATCAGGCAGCCAGCCGGCAGGCGGCCGAGCGCGCCGAGGCCGACCTGCTGAAGGCCGAGGCGGCCCTGATCCGCGCCCAGGCCGCCGCCGGCAGCGAGCGCGACCGGATGCCGGTGCTCGCCACCGCACGCGCCCAGGCCGAGGCACAACGCGAGGGCGCGGCCGCAGCGTTGCGGCTGGCCGAGATCAATCTCGAGGACACGGTGATCCGTGCCCCCAATGACGGCGTCGTCGGCAATCGTGCTGCCCAGCTCGGCCAGTTCGTGAAGCCGGGCAGCCAGTTGGTGACACTGGTGCCGCTGCAGTCGCTCTACGTCACCGCCAATTTCAAGGAAACCCAGCTCGAGCACATGCGGCCCGGCCAGCCGGCCCGCATCGCCGTCGATGCCTTCCCCGCGCACGACCTGCGCGGCAGCGTGGAAAGTTTCGCGCCGGGCACGGGGGCGCAGTTCAGCCTGCTGCCGCCGGAGAACGCCACCGGCAACTTCACCAAGATCGTGCAGCGCGTGCCGGTGCGCATCCGCCTGGACGGGGCGCCCGCCGATCTGGCGGGGCGCATTCGCCCGGGCCTCTCGGTCGTGGTCGCGGTCGATACCGGCACTGCAGCCATTGCCACCGCCGGCGCATTTCCGCAGGCTCGGGCTGGAGAGTTGCGATGACGCCACCTGCTCCGCCCATGTCGGAACGGGCGAAGTTCGTCGGCTTCCTGATCATGGCGCTGGGCATGTTCATGGCGCTGCTGGACGTGCAGATCGTCGCGTCCTCGCTCGGCGAGATCCAGGCGGGTCTGGCCGCGAGCCCGGACGAGATCTCGTGGATCCAGACCGCCTACCTGATCGCCGAGGTGGTGATGATCCCGCTCTCCGGCTGGCTGGCGCGGGTGTTCTCCACGCGGTGGGTGTTCACCGCCTCGGCGATCGGCTTCACCCTGACCAGCATCGGCTGCGGCTTCGCCTGGAGTATCGGCTCGATGGTGGCGTTCCGCGCCGTGCAGGGCTTCGTCGGCGGCGCCATGATCCCGCTGGCCTTCGCCACCGGCTACACGCTGTTCACCGGCCCCAAGGCTGTGCTGATTCCGGCCATCCTTGGCGGCTGCGCCAATCTTGCGCCGACGCTCGGCCCCAGCATCGGCGGCTGGATCACCCAGGCCTGGTCCTGGCACTGGCTGTTCTTCCTCAATGTGTTGCCCGGACTGGTGATCGCCATCGGCGTGCCCCTGCTGATCCGCTTCGACCGGCCGGATTTCGGCTTGCTGAAGGGCTTCGACGCGCTGTCGATCCCCTTCGTCGCCGCGGCGCTCGGCGGGCTGGAATATGTGCTGGAAGAAGGCGTGCGCGACGACTGGTTCGACGATGACCTGATCTGCCTGTTCGCCATCGTCTCCGCCCTGTCCTTCGTGGTGGTGATCTGGCGCAGCCTGACGCACCGCAATCCGGTGCTGGACCTGCGCGCGCTGCGCAACCGTAATTTCGCGCTCGGCTGCGTGCTGTCCTTCATCCTGGGCTTCGGCATCTTCGGCTCGGTCTACCTGCTGCCGTTGTTCCTGGCGCGGGTACGCGGCTATGACAGTTTGCAGATCGGCCAGGCGGTGTTCGTGACCGGGATCTTCCAGTTGCTCTCGACCGCCATCGTCGCGCCGTTGTCGCGCCGGGTCGATCCGCGCCGGCTGCTGGTGGTCGGCTTCGCGCTGTTCGGCATCGGGCTATGGATGACAGGGCAGATGACCAGCCAATGGAGCGGTGCGGAACTGCTGTGGCCGCAGGCGGTGCGAGGCTTCGCCTCGATGTTCGTGATCGTGCCGATCACCGTGCTGGCGCTGGGGAACCTGCCACCGGCACGGCTGAAGATGGCAAGCGGGCTCTACAATTTGATGCGCAACCTGGGCGGCGCGGTCGGCATCGCGGTGATCGGCATCCTGCTGCAGAACCGCGAGCGGCTGCACGCCGCCCGCCTCGCCGATCATGCCATCGCCGCCAATGCGGCGATGGGTG from Rhodovastum atsumiense harbors:
- the ftsH gene encoding ATP-dependent zinc metalloprotease FtsH → MTRHAKINILYFFAAAFAVLLVHELAMFGVQTRTIPWSEFEQLVSQNKVESVQVSDRFVQGALKEKLPSGETRFQTTRVDPDIAALLQPHGVKVTGVIESTFLRDLLGWTLPILLFMAVWWFVIRRMAERGGMGGGLMSIGKSRAKVYMEANTGVTFEDVAGVDEAKDELREVVDFLRDPQRHSRLGGRMPKGVLLVGPPGSGKTLLAKAVAGEAHVPFFSISGSEFVEMFVGVGAARVRDLFEQARQKAPAIIFIDELDALGRARNAGFAGGHDEKEQTLNQLLVELDGFDTTTGVVLLAATNRPEILDPALLRAGRFDRQVLVDRPDKPGRIQILQVHLRRVRLAPEVDAEKIAALTPGFTGADLANLVNEAALRATRRGGEAITMADFDHAVERLVAGLEKRNRLLNPREREIVAYHEMGHALVALALPGTDVVHKVSIIPRGIGALGYTIQRPTEDRFLMTQEELENRMAVLMGGRAAEFLVFGHLSTGAADDLRRVTDIARAMVVRYGMSERLGNVAYEKDRQGFLGPGVAMPAEREYGPDTASVIDHEVKAITDAAFARSVELLRARREVLDRTARRLLERETLDEAELKALAQPRPAAA
- a CDS encoding YqaA family protein; this encodes MLRRLYDRVLALAGSRRAGLWLALVSFAESSFFPIPPDALLIPTVLARPERAWRLAFICTAASVAGGALGYFIGYALFDQLARPILATYHYEAAFQAFQAKYAEWGLWVILIKGLTPIPYKIVTIASGAAKFDFLVFMLASTVTRASRFFLVAALLRQFGEPVRDFIERRLTLVTTVTAAGIIGGFLALKLL
- a CDS encoding phosphonopyruvate hydrolase gives rise to the protein MTPATPAARLRARLTPDRPAIAMAAHNPLAAKLAAEAGFDAIWGSGFELSASYAVPDANILSMDTHLAMMRAMVEVQPAPVVADIDTGFGNAVSVAYAVPRYAAAGVAAVVMEDKTFPKDSSLRPGGRQVLVPMAEFQGKIEAARLPGGPLVVARTEALIAGLGRDEALRRAEAYAEAGADAVLFHSKQKTPDEILEVCRAWSGRVPLVLVPTAYPQLSFAEVAALGKVGLIICGNHAIRAAVAAMRDTFARILAEGGLAGVEDRIASVNEIFALQGDQEMRTLEARFLR
- a CDS encoding acetolactate synthase large subunit, yielding MNGAESLVHTLLACGIDTCFANPGTSEMHFVAALDRVPGMRCVLGLFEGVVTGAADGYARMAEKPAATLLHCGPGLANGLANLHNGRRASTMMVNCVGDQATHHRPLDAPLTADTEGWARGVSGWVRSCARAEDVGRDAAAAVQAAFIAPGGISTLILPSDTCWNPGGMPAAPLPVPARPQADPHAIAEAARLLRRGEPSMLLLTTDALRAGPLADAHRIAAATGARLYAPTSNRRIERGAGRHPIDRVPYAIDLATQALAGIRHVILVGALSPPVGFFAYPGKPGVVTPSDATVHVLARPEQDLAGALAALADALDAPAAPPAPHRAQVEPAGGPVTADALARSLTALLPEQAIIIDESVSFGRSIFGATAQAAPHDWLALAGGAIGEGIPLATGAAVASPGRRVVTLQADGSAMYTIQGLWTQARENLDVTTIILANRKYAILLGELANVGANPGRTALDMMDLSRPDLDFVKIAAGMGVAGARAETMEQFNDLFAQTLSRRGPFVIELAIP
- a CDS encoding C-terminal binding protein — its product is MTTVLYPEALYSDDALERDVFGPGVRVLMRDVGVIAELNEADCAAAEGLMIMRQWVTAQDLARFPRLRAVVRMGVGYDRIDRAAAAARGILVCNVPDYGTAEVADHALALMLGLRRGLFLHHDAQRAASPASWKVIETPLVRRIETLGLGIVGLGRIGTAVALRARAFGFRVTFYDPYRPDGTERALGIARARTLEELLPGADVLSLHAPLTPETRGMLGLDELRLLPEGAVVINTARGPLMDLAALEVLLREGRIAGAGLDVLPEEPPGDPLPDLLRAYRAREAWLAGRLVVTPHSAFHSPEAWEDIRRKSAETMAAALLTDQPRNVIPPESW
- a CDS encoding TetR/AcrR family transcriptional regulator; amino-acid sequence: MRVSREQAAENRERILVAAARLFRERGFSGIGVDALTEAAGLTHGSVYSQFGSKEQLAAEAVARAFTLSGEAWASLFSGEEHPADLKKIVQRYLSQRHRDAPGSGCALAALGGEAARQGAPVREAFTAGVRRMAARLAPLQPGPSKAAREDAALATMASLVGALVLARAVDDPALSDRILAATRQRLDAEG
- a CDS encoding HlyD family secretion protein; protein product: MQAVQTFSRAGGLPLSRQSLRRAATALLALGLLGGGGGYGWHWWQVGRFIRSTDDAYLQADAAIISPRVEGYVRHVAITDNQQVRAGDVLFVLDDRDYRARRDQARAAAAAATAAIGHLDAEMRQQRSMIAQAEAAIGSAVAERDRARLDQARYRALARDQAASRQAAERAEADLLKAEAALIRAQAAAGSERDRMPVLATARAQAEAQREGAAAALRLAEINLEDTVIRAPNDGVVGNRAAQLGQFVKPGSQLVTLVPLQSLYVTANFKETQLEHMRPGQPARIAVDAFPAHDLRGSVESFAPGTGAQFSLLPPENATGNFTKIVQRVPVRIRLDGAPADLAGRIRPGLSVVVAVDTGTAAIATAGAFPQARAGELR
- a CDS encoding DHA2 family efflux MFS transporter permease subunit, with translation MTPPAPPMSERAKFVGFLIMALGMFMALLDVQIVASSLGEIQAGLAASPDEISWIQTAYLIAEVVMIPLSGWLARVFSTRWVFTASAIGFTLTSIGCGFAWSIGSMVAFRAVQGFVGGAMIPLAFATGYTLFTGPKAVLIPAILGGCANLAPTLGPSIGGWITQAWSWHWLFFLNVLPGLVIAIGVPLLIRFDRPDFGLLKGFDALSIPFVAAALGGLEYVLEEGVRDDWFDDDLICLFAIVSALSFVVVIWRSLTHRNPVLDLRALRNRNFALGCVLSFILGFGIFGSVYLLPLFLARVRGYDSLQIGQAVFVTGIFQLLSTAIVAPLSRRVDPRRLLVVGFALFGIGLWMTGQMTSQWSGAELLWPQAVRGFASMFVIVPITVLALGNLPPARLKMASGLYNLMRNLGGAVGIAVIGILLQNRERLHAARLADHAIAANAAMGGVLDRLASRFDAVMGDADRAQLAALGMLQRLARREALTLTFNDILLVMAALFFLALLLIPLLRRPGAAAPVSDH